The Infirmifilum lucidum DNA segment CTCGCGCCCAGTCAGGTTTATGAAGACCTCGTTCAGCGTCGGCCTCCTGTAGGTCACTTCTACTATTCTCAAGCCCATCACGTTGGCTAGCTCAAATATCCTGGGTAGAGCGGTGGACGCGCTCCTCACTGCAAGCTGGATAGTGTCTCTCCCCACAGGCTTACAGCTCTCGACGAAGTCGGCCTCTATGCACGGGGCAGGCGCCTGGTAGCCGTCGAGTTTAAGGTATATTACTTCGCCCCCCAGCTTCGACTTAAGCTCTTCTGGAGGCCCCTCAGCCTTTATCTTGCCGTGATCCATTATGGCTATCCGCTCGCACAGCTGGTCAGCCTCGTCCATGTAGTGCGTGGTCAGGAGTATTGTCGTCCCGTGCTCCCTCTTAATAGCCATGATGTAGTCCCATATCTTCACCCTGGTCTGTGGGTCAAGGCCTATTGTGGGCTCGTCGAGGAAGAGTATCTCCGGCTCGTGGAGAAGCGAGCGGGCGATCTCGAGCCTCCTCCTCATGCCGCCCGAGAAGTACCTCACGAGCTTGTTGGCGTACTGTTTAAGCTCGACGAAGTCTAGTAGCTCGTAGATCCTCCTCTTGAGCTCCTCCCCGCTCAGTCCGTAGAGCCTCCCGTGTATGTACATGTTGTCGTACGCCGTGAGCTGGTTGTCGAGGCTTGGATCCTGGAAGACGATGCCTATGTGCTTCCTAACCTCGTGCGGCTGTTTCACCACGTCGAAGCCCGCCACCAGGGCCTTGCCGCTAGTGGGGCGCAGTAGAGTCGTCAGGATGTGGATCGTCGTGGTCTTGCCGGCGCCGTTGGGGCCTAGCAGGCCGTATATCTCGCCGCTCTTGACCCTGAAGCTCACGTGGTCTACAGCTGTGACGTCCTTGAACTTCTTAACGAGGTCTTCTACAACGATAGCCTCACCCACTCCCACCACCCCTTATTATCTCGAGAACCCTATACTCGAAGTCCAGAATAGCTTTCCTGAGCTCCTCGACCTGCCTGTCGCTCAGCCCACCCATACTCTCTATGATGTCTTCTACAACGCGGAAAACGCGCGAAAGGCCGGACTCGCTGAACCTCTTGAAAGACCTGGCGAGCCTCAGAGCGTCTTCAACCTGCCTGCGATGGCTCTCCAGGACAGCCCTGCCCCCCTCGCTTAGTCGGTAGACCTTCACTCGCCTACCGTCTCTCTCAACCTCCTCGACCTCGACAAGCCCGTTGCGAACCAAGCTCTTGAGCACTGGGAAGAAAGCGCCGCTACTAGGCATGAAGCCCATGACCTCGCCGAGCCTCCTCATCACACCGTAAGCGTGGTTCGGCCCTTCGCTCAGCATGTGGAGGGTGAGTAGCTTCATGGCCCCCCGAAACCTAGCCTTGAGCCTGGATCTCTGCATATATGTCTATAGACAGTCTATATACATGTCTATTTAAGCTTTTCCATAGAGGGACGGGCGAACTTTTTTAGCAAGTTTCGAGGTGTTATGAGTGGGATGATGGAAGGTCTGGAGCCCTGAGGAGTGATGAAGAACACGGCCTGACTCTCTTGAGGAACTATTTTAAGGCCTTGAAGTTTAGATCTATGGAAACTTTGTGCAAAAAGTTTAAGTCCTACTAGCGAGAAGAGCACTCGTGTCACAAGGGCAAGAGTTCAGCTACTTCAAAGTGTTTCTCCTGGGCTTCGGCTTCTTCGGCATAAGCATCATCTGGTCCATATACAACTCCTACGTCCCGATATTCCTGAAGCAGCTCGGGCTAGCCTCGTGGCTCGTAGGGTTCATAATGACGATAGACAACCTCTTCGCAGTCGTCCTACTACCGTACCTAGGCGTCTTAAGCGACGTCACGAGAACCAAGATCGGCAGGAGGAAGCCCTACATCCTCCTAGGCGCCCCGCCGGCGGCCCTGACTTTTGCCCTTATACCGCTCTTCAGGGGCGAGCTCCTCCCAATGATGGCTGTCATAGTAGCGATGAACCTCTCCATGGCCCTGTTCAGATCCCCCGTCATAGCCTTCATGCCGGACATCACGCCGAGCGAGAAGAGGAGCCAGGCGAATGGAATCATAAACTTCATGGGCGGTGTGGGGTCTCTGCTGGCGTTCTTCGCCGGGTCTGTGCTGTACAGAATGAATCTGTCCTACCCGTTCATCGCCTCCGGGGCTGTCCTACTCCTCTCGAGCCTCCTGGTTGTACTGCTCGTAGACGAGCCGGAGGAGTTCAAAGTCAGGGAGAGGAGCGGGCCGAGCTTCTCGGAGGTGCTGAGGAAGACATTCAGGCAGAGCTTCAGCGAGCTTGCAGGCAACATCAGGCTAGCGGTTACAGACCCCGATAGGAGCCTGCTCTTCATGCTCTCATCGATCTTCCTCTGGTTCGTAGGCTACAATGCGATCGAGACCTTCTTCACGAGCTACGCTAAGTGGTACATGGGCATAGACGAGGCTACAGGCTCGTTCATCCTGGGCTTCGTGGCGCTCGGCTTCCTCATATTCTCCCTACCTGCGGGCTTCATAGGAGCCAGGCTCGGGAGGAGGAGGACGATGATGCTGGGGCTCCTGCTACTAGTCTCACTGCTGGCCGGCGTCCACGTAGCGGCTCACAGCCTTAGCGGGGGCTCGCTAGTAGCCCTCGTAGAGGCCTTGTTCTTCCTCGGCGGCTTCGCCTGGGCGCTCGTCAACGTCAACAGCCTCCCGACGGTCGTGGACATGACTACGCGCGAGAGGCTCGGAGCATACACGGGGCTGTACTACTTCGCCTCCCAGAGCGCCGCGATAATAGCCCCTCCCATCGCAGGGCTCTTCATAGACATGCTCGGGTACTCCACGCTCATGCCATACTCCATAGCATTCTTACTCCTGTCAGCCGCCACTCTCCAGTTTGTCAAAAAGGGAGAAGCTAGAAAAGGCTTCTAAAAACCTTTTTCTTTAAATGTTTCTAGGCGCCGCTCAGGCTACACGTGGAAGAGTACGCTCACAGGTTCCAGCCTGACGTGCCAGCTCTGGTGAAAGCGGCGTACTGAGCCCCCACGACCGCCAGCACGTGAAGATGGCTGTTCTCCGAGGGCTAGGGTTAGCAGTGAAGCCCTCGGCAGGCTTGTTGAACTCTACGCGGAGTATATTCTGGGAACCTGGAGTAAAAACTAGTTAAAGAAAGCTACTCCTTTTTGAAGAAGACGACGTAAAGGAAGTATCCCGCCGCGGCGAACAGCACTACAAGGGCTAGGATTGTTACGGAATAGAGTGCAGGGTCTAGCGCCAGGGGGCTGGTGTTCCTGAGGTCTAGTGACCTGCCAAGTATAGTTCTCCACGGCTCAGGCACACTGGACGCTACTAGCGGCAGGTTTGCGACGAAGTAGGGGTACTGGCTGAAAGCGTTAAGGTACTCGCCTGTGAGCACTGTTAGGGCTGCGAGGACAGCCGCCAGAATCGAGTACGTGTAGCCTCTCTTCGTCGCTGCCTCGCCTGGTCTGAGCACCATTAGCTCTAGGAGCAGGTAGGCCTGTAGCACTACGAGAGCCATCTTAAGCAGGAAGAGCCAGGAGTAGTCCGAGAACCTCTGTACCCCCTGGATAGCCCAGCCGAGAGACGAGAATATGTTGTTAAACTTTATCGGGGTGTTCGTCAGCGACACGGCATACCACGCGCCGAGTATAGCCATCGCGAAGAGGCCTACAGTGCCCCACTTCAAGCCGTCCAGGTAGAGGCTCTCCTCGGCTCCGGACAGCTCCCCGCTCCTCAGGCCCTTGAACGCGAACACGGCCGAGACGAAGAGCGCCCCCAGCGCGAGCGCCCCCACGACGCTCTTGAGGTACAGGGGCAGGAACGTCGGGTTGGCCAGGGCCTGTAGCACGTTCAGCGACGGCTTCCCGTCGAATTCTAGTCCGATGGGGGTGTTCAGGAACGCGAACACAGCCCTGAAGCCCAGGGGGATCAAGTATGCAGTAACGGTTAGCAGGACGCCCGTGTAGAAGTGCGTCCTGGAGTCGAACGCGTCCCAGCCGTACCAGTAGGCGACGATGGCGAAGAAGTGGAGGACTATTGCCACTATCGCGATCCCAAAGGGTACCATCGTTATGTTGCCCGCAACCCCCACGAACTCTGGGTAGAAGCTCAGCAGGAAGACTGTAAACGCCGTCCCCATGACTCCCGCTAGCGCGTACGTCGCCGCGTAGATCCTAAAAAGGCCCCTGCTAGCCTCCACGAGCTGGGAGTCTCCCGTGGACTCGGCCCGCCTCTTGAGGATGGGGACTAGGGTTGCAAGGGCAATACCCACGTTGACTGCTACAATGTGTATCCCGAAGACGAGTGCAAGGAAGAAAATAGAGATGCCCACAGCCCTCACCCTTTAACCGACGGCTCGTACAGGACTTTCCAGGACGCGTACACCAGCCCTGCCAGCGCGCCCAGGAACAGCAAGGCCACGATGACGTAGGCTAGGGGGTCTGCGGGGTTCGCCGTGTGGGCTACGTCGACGGTCATGACGCCGTACACGGTCCACGGCTTCCTGCCTATCTCGCGTACAGCCCAGCCGAGGAAGCTGACGAGCTGCGCTAGAACAGGGGACAGAGCCCCGAGCCACAGTAGATAGCCTGGGAGGTTCGCCCTCCTGTACAGGAGGAGTACCAGTAGCAGTGCGTACAAGCCCAAGAGCACGGACAGCCCTACCTTGGCGTAGTAGAGGTAGTGCACCACGAGCGGCGGCCTGCAGTCCGTGACGCGCGGCGCTCCGAGGAGAGTGCAGTAGTCAACGGGTATGCCGTCGTAGCCCGGTAGCCTGGCGTCGAAGCTCCCGTAGGCTATGAAGGCCATGAGCTTCTCCAGGCCTAGGAGCCTGGATATGCTGAGTATGGAGGAGCTAGTTCCCTCCATGGCGGCGAGCTTCTCGGGGTTGTACTTCGCTATCTCCTCGCCCATGACGTGGCCGAAGACTGCTCCCTGGAGGAAGACTGTCAGGAGCGAGGCGATAGCTCCAAACTTCAAGCCTAGCAGGTAGTACTCCCTACTCTTCTCGTCCCTAGACCTGAGCAGGAGTAGCGAGTACGCGCCCAGGACTGTGAAGGCCGTTACCGTGAGGCCTGCGCCGATAGAGTGGAGTAGGGTGCCGGGGTAGACTGGCGACTGGAAAGTCACGGTAGTGTAGCCCACTGTCTGGACTGTCAGGAGTAGGATCCTGTCCACGACGTCCTTTACGAGGAGGTCTCCCACAGCGCCCACAGCCTCGGGCTTGACGACGAGCTTCAAGACGCTGTCTCTGACTCTAACGCCTCCCCAGGCTTCAGCCGCCAGCCTTGCCACGATCCTCGACGGCATCTTCACAGCCACGCCCTGCCCGGTGTCGCCCACGACTTCCATGCCGAGAGACTGCAGCTTGCCCACGTCGAGCACGCCCACTATCTCCCTCGGGACGACGAGGAGCACCTTGGGGTAGCCCTGGTCGTACTTCCACCCCGAGAACGGGTCGTATGCCGGCACGATGCCGGTTGGCGCAACCATATAGCTGTTGACGCTGGTGATCATAGCCCCGCTGAACCACGCGCCGAACATTGCCAGGAAGGCGACCGCTATCTTCGCGTTGGTTGAGAGCTTACCCCACCCGAAGACCAGGAGGTATATGAAGACTATCTCTGTCAGGAAGGCGAATATCTCGAGGTACAGGGGGAAGAAGAGGTACCTGCCGGCGGCCTCCAGCACGTTAGGCCATACAACTACTAGCCCAAACTCGCTGGCAGTCCCCGACGCTGCCCCCACTGCGAAGACTAAGCCTAGAGCCTTGGTCATCGTCCTAGCCATGCGCTCCCACCTCGAGTCCCCGCTCTTCTTGTAGGCTAGCAGTGCAACTGCGATTAGCAGGGGCAAGCCCAGGACGTATTGCAGTATCAGCCAGTGGATCTCTATGCCGATGGTGCTTAGAACCCTGTCGGGCGCCGCAGGGTAGCTAAGCCACTGCTCTAGAAGGTTCATACCACTTCTGCCACTTTAAATAAACTTGTTAGCAAGATAAATATTTCTTTTCAGAATTCCAACCCTTATTGGGAAGAAAAACAACCTGATGTTTTAACAACGCCGCACTGCGCCCGCCGGATACTGGGATTAGGGGCTAGGCCTGGGTGATCCGTAGAAGCCTCTAAACCCGGCACACGAGCCCCAGGTTTACGGACAAAACTCGACACCTATAGCGCACACCCAGCCCCCAGCACTCTCAGCTCCAGGGGAAGCCTGGCCCGCAGGCCCCTACGGGGTAGCCGTGAGGGGCTTCTTGCCGGTGTCAGTGACTATTACCAGGGCTACGGTTAGAGTTGAGTCCCACGCGGACTCCCAGGCTAGGTGGAGGCTGACGTTGTAGACCCCGGGCCTCACGACTATAGGGGCGTCGTAGCCCGGTATTACGGCCAGTACCCTGTAGCACGGTAGGCCGTGTGAGACTGCGCAGGGCATGTGAACTACGTATCTCTCAGGCCCGTAGAGGTAGACTGTCCCGCTGAGAGTGTACGCCACGTCTGGGCTCGCAGACGCGAAGAGCTCGAAGACGGCTTCTGTGGGCCTCGAGAAGTTGACTACTCCGAGGCTGAGCCTCGCAGAGCCGTTACCCTGGGTCATGTGTAGCCTCGCCACGAAGCAACTACTGTTACCGTCCCGCGGGACTGGCCAAGGCATGCCTGGGGGCTCCGGCAACCTGTCTGTTCCCGCACCCGCCCCGCACGGCAGGACAGCTGGGGGGCTACCCGGGCTGGTTGTCTCGTTGCCCGGTGCTTCGGGCTGGCCTTGAGTGGGCAGTGGCTTACCAGTTTCGTTCACGGCCACAATGACTAGCGTTAGAGTCGCGTCCCCGCTGGACTCCCAGGCGACGTCCAGGCTAGCATTGTAGGTTCCGGGCATGACGAGGACTGGCTGGTCGTAGCCCGGTATCACGACCTGGACTCTGTAGCACGGAAAACCGTGCGCCGCCATACACGGCATGAGTACCGAGTACTTCTTCTGCCCCTCGAGGAGCAAGGCCCCGCTGAGCCTAAACGCCACGTCCGGATCAGCCTTCACGAGCACCCTGAAGGCCACTTCCGTGGGCCTCGAGAAGCTGACAGGCCCAAGCCTGACCGTTGTTGAGCCATTGCCCCGCGTCACGTGTATCTTCACCTCGAATAGACCCCCAGCGCTCTCCTGCACAGAGGGGCTTGCAGCGCCCGTCCTGGGCGCCTCCACTGTTGCGAGCTGTAGGGCTGTATACAGGGTGGCCAGCGCCGCTAGCAACGCCAGCGCGGCAACCACAATAGTCCTGGCCGTCATCAAGTACTCGTACCGAGTAAAGCCTTATTCCTGACGCACTCCCGCTACGTACCGAGACTACGTGGCACCAAGGCGCAAAGCCGGGCAAAACCTAGACACCGCCGAATATTTTCTCCGCTGTTTCGGGCTATGCCCCCTCCGCGCAGGCGGCAGGCTTAAATGCCTGGAGGCCGGATACTACGCAGGGATGGCTGGGGAGAGGAGGATAGGCTACCTCAGGCCCCTGAGGCCTTCGGGCAGGATAGGCTACCTCAGGCCCCTAAAGCCGAGTGGTAAGGATGGCCGTGAGGGTCAGAGTCAGGGTTGAGAGCGGGGGCAGGGAGCTCGTCACGACAGCCCTGCTGAACACGGGCTTCGAGAGCGACGACGCCGAAATCCTGCTGCCGCTGAGGGCCGCCGAGAGGCTAGGGCTTTGGCCGCCGCCCAGCGACGCGAGGACGGAGACATACGTCTCGGCCTCCGGCTACATGAGGGTCGTGAAGATACCCAGAGCTGGCACGGTCACCGTCCTCGCGGGGGACAGATCCTCGGAGAGCGTGGTTGCGGACTTCCTAGTCTCGGAGGTCACCGACGAGGTTCTACTGAACGACAAGCTCATAGGGAGGCTCAAGATAGTGATCGAGGAGCCAGGAGAGGGGCTGTGGAGGTTCAGGGACGAGGACAGGCCCAGGGCGAGCGAGAGGCCTGAGAGGTGGCTCTGAGGACAGTGACCCCACTCTACTCTTCAAGCACGGCTAAAAGGCTACTGTCCCCATGCCTGCACACGCAGAGTGTGACCATGCTCCTCGCCTAGTCGGGTTCGGCCCGAGGCCCACGGGAAGCCGGGCAGTGTCGGCGGGCTAGGGCAGGAATACCACGGGACAGGGCTGGCGGGCAACCCGCATGCCTTTGCGGAAAACGTTGTCTCCTGGCAGAGTAGGGGGCCGAGCAACTGGGCCACATCCCGGAGCTTCAAACCTTAAGATATAAGTTGGCGTTTTCACTAGAGGTGTGAGGTGGGTAGATTGAGGATTAGAAGGCGTGTCGGGCCTGGGGGCCGGGTTATGATACCGAAGGCCGTGAGGGAGAGCCTGGGCATTAAGGAGGGGGACGCCGTAGTCATGGAGGCGAGAGACGGGAAATCGTCATAACAAGGGAGAGACCCCGGACAAGCAGTAGAAGAGTTCTGCTCAGTCACAAAGGAGAAACACGGGGAAAGAGCTGATTTCGAGAGGCTTGTGGAGAGCGAGCTCGAAGAGAGGCACCTGGAGCACTGGAAGTAACTAAGTAGTGGGTGCTATCCATTCAGCCACCTTCAAGCCGTACTGGTGTTCCAAAAACGCAATTTTTATTTGCCGGCGGGCTCCTAGGCTTACGTGTCGAGCGGCTACGAGTGGCTCGAAGACCTTGACGACCCGCGCGTTAGGGCGTTCATAGAGGAGCAGAACAGGAGGTTCAGGGAGTACGTCGGGGACGAGGCGGACAGGCTGTACCCCAAGCTACTCGAGCTCTACAGCATGCCCTTCACCGTGGACGCCTCAATCTACAGCGGGGGCTTCTACACGCTCACGCGCGAGAAGGGCACTTTCACTGTGAAGAGGTACGAGTACGGGGAGACGGTGGCCGAGACAGTCCTGGAGGCCAGACAATTAGGGGATGACGTGGTGCTCACGTCCATCTCCGCTACTCCGGACGGCAGGCTACTGGCAGTGCTCTACAGCAGGGCTGGCTCAGACTACACGCACACCCTGATCCTGGACGCCGAGAGCGGCGAGAGGCTCAGGGGGCCCGAGGGCTACGTCTCCCCGCCCGTGTGGCTGGGGCAGGGGAGGTTCCTCTACGTGAGGACTTACAGGTCTGGCAGGGCGCCCGACGGCGTGGAGGCGCCGACCAGCAGGGTCTTCCTCGCGGAGCTGGGCGGCGGCGAGGAGATGGTGTTCGGCGGGGGCCTCGGGACGAACTGGATAGTCTCCCTGAGCCCCGACTACGAGCACGGCGCCGTCTACGCCGTGGCGATGCACGGGTGGACGAAGTCCAGGGTCTACGAGTACAGGGGCTCCGGGTGGAGCCTCCTCTACGACCCCGGGGACTCGAGGGCCTACCCCGTCGGCAGGGGGGAGGGGGGCGTGTACCTGCTCAGCTACGAGAACGGCCTGGGCCAGATCCTGAGGCTCGGCGAGTCCCCGGAGGTGGTGGTGGGGGCCGAGAAGCACCCCATCGGGGACGCCGTAGTGCACCGCAGAGGGATCCTCGCCGTCAGGCTGGTCGACGGCGCGGACAGGCTGGAGGCCTACAGCCTGGACGGCGCGAGGGAGGGTGAGGTGGTGCTCGAGGAGAAGCCCGGGAGCCTGACAGTCCTGTCCAGGGGGTGGGGGAGGGCGCTGGTGAGGTACGAGTCCTTCGACACTCCGAGCAAGCTCTACCTCCTCGAGGGCCGTAGCGCCAGGCTCGTGGAGGGGTCTAGCCTGCCCCTAGACCTCGAGGTAAGGGACATGTGGGTGGCCTCGCGGGACGGCACGAGTATCCACGGCTTCGAAGTCAGGAGCAGGAGGGCCAGGGACGCCAGGGTGGCAGTCGTGTACGGATACGGGGGCTTCGCGCTGCCAATCAAGCCGAGGTTCTACCCGGAGGCAGTCGTACTGCTGGAAGAGGGCGCCACCTTCGTCTCGACGAACCTCAGGGGCGGGGGCGAGTACGGGGAGGAGTGGCACAGGGCCGGGATGAGGGAGAACAAGGCCAGAGTGTTCGAGGACTTCGAGGCTTTCCTAGAGTACTACAAGTCCAGGGGCTACTTCACGGTGGCCACGGGGAGGAGCAACGGGGGCCTGCTGGTGGCGGCGGCCGTGGCGAGGAGGCCTGACCTCGTGGACGTCGCGCTCGTCGGCTACCCCCTCACGGACATGCTGCGCTTCCACAAGCTCTACCTCGGGAGGCTCTGGATCACGGAGTACGGCGACCCGGAGAAACCGGAGGACAGGAGGATCCTCGAGTCCTACTCGCCGCTCCACAACCTTAAGCCCGAGGCGAGGCGCGTCACAGTTCTGGCATACACGGGCATGGCGGACGACAGAGTCCACCCCTCCCACGCCCTCAAGTTCGTAGCCAGGCTACTCGACCTCGGCGCGGAAGCATACCTCAGGGTAGAGGAGGGCAGCGGGCACCTCGGCGCGGTGCCCCAGACTAGGGCCAGGGAGGCCGCTGAGGTACTAGCACTAGTAGAGAAGAAGATAAGAGAAAAAGTATTTTAGGGCAGGACTACGAGCTTCGGGTAATCCTTGCCGCCAGACGTGTGGAGCTTGACCTCCACGCTACCACCAGGATTAAGCGTTGTCGGCCCGCATGTTCCACCTTTTGTAATTGTCAGAGTAATCGTCCTGGACTCACCCGGATTGAACGGAATAGCTCCTGCTCCTGCTGGTGGATCTACATCTACACCAAATAGAGCAGGACACCCTACAATAATTATACCACCGATGTCCCACGCCAGGTAGCCGTTAATGTATATATGCGTTATGCTCGTCGGGCTTGTACCCCTGTTAGTGACCGTTACGCTTACCTCCCAGCCTGGGAATCCTCCTGGGAGGATTGTTGGAACTGCGTTTATGGCGTCTATTGTGAGTTGCTCGAAGCCCGTGAAGAGGCCTATTATGCCTGTCATCCAGAAGGCTACTGCTATTGCGACCGCTATGGTGACCGCGACGATTATGACAGTGGCTATGACCGGGCTTATCGCCTGTCTCTTCGCCATACAACGTTATAGCTGGGGACACGTTTATATACTTTTCCCCCTGTTTTGTCTTTGGTTCCAGATTTGTTTATTTTGGTGCTGTTTCTAAACAGATACTACCATTTTTTAGCGACTACACGCCACTATACAGTCTATGTAGTGTTCCGGAGTGAAGAATAACCTTGCGGAGCCTCTCGGTGCGTGGGGCGCCGCGGCGCTGGAGGGCTCCGGGGCGCTGGCCTCCAGGCTTGCGCGGGCGCGGCACTGCGTACGCGAGCTCGCGGTAGCTTGCCTCGTGGGGGGCGTGGCGTGCGTAGAGGGGTTCTCGAGTAGCTGAAGACGCCGTGTTCTCCGTCGCCCTGCGCTCTACTTCCTGTTCCACGTTTGAAGTGGTGGCACGGTGGGTGTCGCCGTGCTGGCTCTCTGGCTAGGGCGCGAGGTAGACTATGACTAGCGGTAGCACGACTGAGGTGTAGACGCCGTTCAGGGCCATTGCGAGGCCGCTTACGGCCCCCTCGAGCTCGTCTTCTAGGACTACCCTGGCTGTCCCTAGGCCGTGGGAGGAGACGCCCATTGCTAGGCCTCTCGCCACCTTGCTCTTTACCCCGGCCTTGTCCAGTAGCTCTACTCCGGCGGCGTTCCCCATTATGCCTGTGAGTATGACTAGGACTGCTGTCAGGGGTGGTAGCCCGCCTATCTTCTCGCTGACCCCCACGGCTATTGCTGTCGTCACGCTCTTGGGGGCTGTGCTCAGGACGACTTCTCTGGGCGAGCCGGAGAGCCGTAGGGGGAGCACGGCTGTCACGATGGCCACCATGCCCCCGACTGCTATGCCGGCTAGTATCTGCTTGGAGTACCTCGCTACCACCGCCCTCTGCTTGTAGAGGGGTACTGCCAGGCTCACGACTGCGGGGCCGAGTAGGTAGCTTATCAGCCCGGCGCTCTCCATGTAGCTGGAGTAGCTGGCCCCCGTGGCGTGTAGGAGGAGGCATATAGTGAGTATTGAGAGCAGGACTGGGTTGAGGTAGAACGCTCTCCTGCGCTCGTACAGCTTCGTGTACGCGTAGTACGTTGCCAGCGTCAAGAAGGCGCCTAGAGCCGTCAAGGCCCTTCACCGCCGAGCGCCTCGACCAGCTTGCCGGTCAGTAGTAGCGTCGCGAGGAAGCTCGCCACGAGCGCGAGCGCTAGGGGTACTAGTTGCGACTGGACTAGACCCCAGTAGAGCATTATCCCCACGCCCGGCGGGATGAACATTACACTCATGTTCCTCACCAGGAACTCTGCCTCCCTCTCCACGTCTTCAAGCCTCACGAGCCCTACCAGGAGGGCTAGCGTGAGGTATACCATGCCTAGGACGCTACCTGGCACCGGCAGTGCGAGGATGTTGCTCGTCAACTCGCCCAGGAGGAGGAAGCCGAATATTATCGCCAGCCCCTTGTACACCCCCACCACCCTGCCGTAGAGGGCGAGGCCATCAGCCGTAAACAGGCTTCGGTGAGAGTTAAAGTTGGCGGAATAAAGAGCGAGATAATCGAGGCGGCCTGCCGCCAGCCGGCTCCCACGGACGGCGCAGGGCTAGGGTAGTAGTGCGGGGTTGAGGTAGACTACCGGCACTATGCTCAGCGCCGGGCACGCCTCTGCCCTCAGTTTTCCCAGGAGGGACTCCCTGTACGCCAGCGCGAGGTTGTCCACGTATAGCAGGAAGAGCTCGCCCTCCTCGCAGGCTATGCGCCAGTACCTCTTCTTGTCCCTGGATATCCTGGACCTCCTCTTCCTCAGGACTGCCTCCACGTCCGCCTCGCCCGTGCGGGAGGCTATGGCCTCCTCCACGCTCTCCTCGTAGAAGTCCAGTACAGTGTAGTCGGCTACCCTCAGGTGCAGCTTCCAGGAGTTCAAGTCCATCTTCCTGCACGCATAGACGCTGTCCTCTGCCAGCCCCCGGAGTTCCCCGAGGAACTTCTCGCCAGCGAGTATGCCGGGGGATATGTACGTGGAGGCGAACACGAGGAGCTCTGCCACGGCCCTGCTGACGCCGAGGGCCTCCTGGAAGGCGCCAACGGCCTCTGCTACCGCGTCCACTGGGGCGTAGAGCTCGCGGAAGGGGTTCCCTCCCAGCCTGCCCCTGAGCCTGTCCTTAAAGTTCTCGAGAACCCACGGGACTACCCCGAGGTCGCGGTACCTGAAGCGCTTCGTGAGCCAGCCCACCTCCTCGCCGACGCGCTCCTCGGAGAAGTCCGCCAGGACGACGCCCCTCAAGTTCTTCACTATGGCCGCGTACTTGGCAAAAGACGTTGCCACGTCTGGGCTAGGGTAGCCACTGCTATAAGTTTAGCCCTTGAAGGGCCTCGTGCTGGCGGCCGGCAGTCCTTGGAATTCTGGATTCCAAGAGTTTATATACTTCTTGGAATCTGAAATTCCAGGAATGGAGGAGTACAATCCTTGGTGGAGGGGTGTTGGGGGGCTCCGCGAAGACTACGACCTCCAGAAGTGGGGGGAGAGCCCTGTCAGGTGGACGCCTAGGCTGCTGTGGGACGTACTGGGGGAGTTGAGGCCGTTTTCCCTGCACTTCATCTTCGGGCCGAGGCAGGTTGGCAAGACTACGCTACTAAAGCTCCTCGTTAAGGCGTTAGTCGAGGGGGGACGGGGTCCGAGGAGTATTTTCTACTACAGCTGTGACATGCTCAGCGACTACAGGGAGCTAGAGGAGGTTGTTAGAGGGTACTTGAAGCTCAAGAGTAGCTGGGGTATTAGGAGCGCCCTCATACTCCTGGACGAGGTGACATACCCACGGGAGTGGTTTAGGGCTATTAAGAGTCTGGTTGACCGTGGTCTACTCTCAAGTGACGTCGTCATCGCTACGGGATCGCTCTCAA contains these protein-coding regions:
- a CDS encoding ATP-binding cassette domain-containing protein, which produces MGEAIVVEDLVKKFKDVTAVDHVSFRVKSGEIYGLLGPNGAGKTTTIHILTTLLRPTSGKALVAGFDVVKQPHEVRKHIGIVFQDPSLDNQLTAYDNMYIHGRLYGLSGEELKRRIYELLDFVELKQYANKLVRYFSGGMRRRLEIARSLLHEPEILFLDEPTIGLDPQTRVKIWDYIMAIKREHGTTILLTTHYMDEADQLCERIAIMDHGKIKAEGPPEELKSKLGGEVIYLKLDGYQAPAPCIEADFVESCKPVGRDTIQLAVRSASTALPRIFELANVMGLRIVEVTYRRPTLNEVFINLTGRELRDSLEEGGFRPPHRRW
- a CDS encoding cytochrome ubiquinol oxidase subunit I; translated protein: MNLLEQWLSYPAAPDRVLSTIGIEIHWLILQYVLGLPLLIAVALLAYKKSGDSRWERMARTMTKALGLVFAVGAASGTASEFGLVVVWPNVLEAAGRYLFFPLYLEIFAFLTEIVFIYLLVFGWGKLSTNAKIAVAFLAMFGAWFSGAMITSVNSYMVAPTGIVPAYDPFSGWKYDQGYPKVLLVVPREIVGVLDVGKLQSLGMEVVGDTGQGVAVKMPSRIVARLAAEAWGGVRVRDSVLKLVVKPEAVGAVGDLLVKDVVDRILLLTVQTVGYTTVTFQSPVYPGTLLHSIGAGLTVTAFTVLGAYSLLLLRSRDEKSREYYLLGLKFGAIASLLTVFLQGAVFGHVMGEEIAKYNPEKLAAMEGTSSSILSISRLLGLEKLMAFIAYGSFDARLPGYDGIPVDYCTLLGAPRVTDCRPPLVVHYLYYAKVGLSVLLGLYALLLVLLLYRRANLPGYLLWLGALSPVLAQLVSFLGWAVREIGRKPWTVYGVMTVDVAHTANPADPLAYVIVALLFLGALAGLVYASWKVLYEPSVKG
- a CDS encoding MFS transporter; translation: MSQGQEFSYFKVFLLGFGFFGISIIWSIYNSYVPIFLKQLGLASWLVGFIMTIDNLFAVVLLPYLGVLSDVTRTKIGRRKPYILLGAPPAALTFALIPLFRGELLPMMAVIVAMNLSMALFRSPVIAFMPDITPSEKRSQANGIINFMGGVGSLLAFFAGSVLYRMNLSYPFIASGAVLLLSSLLVVLLVDEPEEFKVRERSGPSFSEVLRKTFRQSFSELAGNIRLAVTDPDRSLLFMLSSIFLWFVGYNAIETFFTSYAKWYMGIDEATGSFILGFVALGFLIFSLPAGFIGARLGRRRTMMLGLLLLVSLLAGVHVAAHSLSGGSLVALVEALFFLGGFAWALVNVNSLPTVVDMTTRERLGAYTGLYYFASQSAAIIAPPIAGLFIDMLGYSTLMPYSIAFLLLSAATLQFVKKGEARKGF
- a CDS encoding pepsin/retropepsin-like aspartic protease family protein, yielding MAVRVRVRVESGGRELVTTALLNTGFESDDAEILLPLRAAERLGLWPPPSDARTETYVSASGYMRVVKIPRAGTVTVLAGDRSSESVVADFLVSEVTDEVLLNDKLIGRLKIVIEEPGEGLWRFRDEDRPRASERPERWL
- a CDS encoding cytochrome ubiquinol oxidase subunit I, translating into MGISIFFLALVFGIHIVAVNVGIALATLVPILKRRAESTGDSQLVEASRGLFRIYAATYALAGVMGTAFTVFLLSFYPEFVGVAGNITMVPFGIAIVAIVLHFFAIVAYWYGWDAFDSRTHFYTGVLLTVTAYLIPLGFRAVFAFLNTPIGLEFDGKPSLNVLQALANPTFLPLYLKSVVGALALGALFVSAVFAFKGLRSGELSGAEESLYLDGLKWGTVGLFAMAILGAWYAVSLTNTPIKFNNIFSSLGWAIQGVQRFSDYSWLFLLKMALVVLQAYLLLELMVLRPGEAATKRGYTYSILAAVLAALTVLTGEYLNAFSQYPYFVANLPLVASSVPEPWRTILGRSLDLRNTSPLALDPALYSVTILALVVLFAAAGYFLYVVFFKKE
- a CDS encoding PadR family transcriptional regulator → MQRSRLKARFRGAMKLLTLHMLSEGPNHAYGVMRRLGEVMGFMPSSGAFFPVLKSLVRNGLVEVEEVERDGRRVKVYRLSEGGRAVLESHRRQVEDALRLARSFKRFSESGLSRVFRVVEDIIESMGGLSDRQVEELRKAILDFEYRVLEIIRGGGSG